The genomic segment GTGACCAGACCGTCATCCAGCGCTATCTCACCACCTCCAACGAGAAGAGCGCAGCCCGCGGCATCCTGACCAATGGACTGATGTCTGTCATCGTCACCATTGTCTTTTTCACCATCGGAACAGGGCTCTACACCTTCTTCAAGACACATCCCGCAGCGTTGGATATCACGATGGACAAGAGCGATGCCATCTTCCCCTTTTTCATGATATCACAGCTGCCTTCCGGGGTTGCCGGACTCCTGATTGCCGCCGTTTTTGCTGCCACGATGTCAACCATCGGTTCCAATATCAACTCTATTTCCACCGCCTTCACTGTGGACCTCTGGTCGAAATGGAAAAAAGGTTCAACCAGTGATGTCCGCACCGCCCGCATCGCAGGTGTCTGTGCCGGTCTTCTCGGCATGGGCATTGCCTGTCTCATGGCAACAGTTGACATACAGTCACTTCTCGACTACTTCAACACGATTCTTGGTCTCCTCAGTGGCGGCATAGGCGGTCTGTTCCTGATGGGCATCTTCTTTCCTCGCATCGGCTCGCGCGCTGCCCTCATCGGTTTTCTCTGCGGCACCGCCACCGTCTTCTATATGAACTTCTATACCCAGGCAAACTTCCTCCTTTTCGGCTTTGTCTCTATACTCGTCAGTGTCCTTGTCGCCCTTCTCCTCAGCATCTTCATGCCACAGCAGAAAGAGCAGTCGGGACTGACGTGGAAGACGTTGAATAGATAGAACTAAATAAAAAATGAAGATTATGAATAAAGAAATGACTGATTTCAAACAATTGGCGGAGCAATACCGCACAGAACTTCTCGACCGCGTTGTTCCTTTCTGGCTTGACAAGAGCCAAGACCATGATTTCGGCGGCTACTTCACCTGTCTTAATCGTGACGGAAGTGTTTATGACACGGACAAGTTCATCTGGCTGCAAGGGCGTGAGGTGTGGATGTTCGCCAAACTCTACAACGTCGTAGAGCAGCGTCAAGAGTGGCTCGACGCAGCCATTCAGGGTGCCGAGTTTCTGAAAAAGCATGGACACGACGGCAAGTTCAACTGGTACTTCGCCCTCGACCGCGAAGGACGTCCCCTCGTGGAGCCCTATAACATATTCTCCTACACCTTTGCAACCATCGCTTTCGGTCAGCTTTCCATCGCTCTCGCCACCGCTGCCGGAAATGGGCTGACAGCCATCAAGTGTCCGGCTGATGGCGAAACTGTTGATACGACAGCGCTCTCAGCCGATTACGCAGCTATCGCCCGCCGCACTTTCGACATCGTCCTTTCCAAGATAGACAATCCCAAGGGGCAATGGAACAAAGCCGTTGCAGGTTCCCGCTCCCTCAAGACTTTCGACCTCCCCATGATTCTCTGCAATGTCGCCCTCGAGGTGGAATCGCTCATTGCACCTGATTTCCTGCAGAAAGCCATCGGCGATTGCCTCCACGAAGTCATGGATGTGTTCTATCGTCCTGAGCTCGGTCTTATTGTTGAAGCGTTGGGCAATGACGGCAATCTTGTTGACTGCTTCGACGGTCGGAAGCTTAATCCTGGTCATGCCATCGAAGCCATGTGGTTTGTCATGGACCTCGGTAAGCGTCTGGAGCGTCCCGAACTCATCCGGAAGGCGGTGGACATCTGTCTGCAAGAAGTTGAGTATGGATGGGACAAGCAGTATGGTGGTATATTCTACTTTATGGACCGTCTCGGCTATCCTCGTCACGAGCTCGAATGGGATCAGAAACTCTGGTGGGTGCATCTCGAAACCCTCATCTCTCTCATCAAGGGCTATCAGCTGACCGGTGACGAGCGTTGTCTTGAGTGGTTCCAGCGTGTTCACGACTACACATGGTCTCACTTCCGCGATTCCGAATACCCCGAGTGGTATGGTTACCTCAATCGCCAAGGCGAAGTGCTTCTCCCACTGAAGGGTGGCAAGTGGAAAGGCTGTTTCCATGTTCCCCGCGGTCTCCTCAACGTTTGGAAAATCCTTGAAGAACTGGCATCCAGGCAGTAGGGTGGTGAACAAACAATCAAAACATTTTCTGCACGTCGTGGCATAGGACTAAAGGACCAAATAAAACATATCATTCGAGCTTCCCCCACGCACTCCCTTTTTGAGTGTCGTGGGGGATTTCCGTTTTCATAGCCGCGTCAGATTGATACGTCAGATTGATGGATAACATGTTAAAATAAGTATAATAACAACGTTATTCGATGATTATTCCGTAACTTTGCACCTCTATATGCGAACGAAACTCGTCATATTCTTCCTGCTGGCAGCCATCATTTTCGTGATGGCAGGCACGGCTACGCCCCCGCGCAGAATGGCTGCAGCGATGGGTATGCCGCAGCGCGACACCATCCCCGAGACCGATTCGCTGAACAAGAATGTGGTGGATACGACGAAGATGGATTCGCTCGAACTGGCAATCTATCGCCATAACAAGGCTGTGGACGACTCCATTCATCTCGACTCGCTCAACCGTGCGAAGTCGAGTGGCATTGATGCGCCCGTGCAATATACAGCAAACGATTCACTAGTGTATGATGCAATGAGTAGGACAGCCTATCTGTACGGCTCATCGCAGGTGGATTATGAGAATATGACGCTCAATTCCGACCGCATTTATATTCGTCTGGACAGCAATCTGGTACATGCTGTCGGAACGCCCGACTCGCTGGCTGACAAGGGAGTAAAGGGTCGTCCGAACTTCAAAATGGGTCAGGATCAGTACGAAAGCGACACCATTGCCTTCAACTTCAAGACAAAAAAGGGTTTTATCAACAACGTCTATACAGCGCAGGAAGACGGATTCCTGTTCAGCGAACGCTCGAAACGCGATGCTGAGGGCAATTTCTACATTGAGCACGGACGCTATACGACCTGCGACGAGGAGCACCCCGACTTCTATATTGCTCTCTCACGGGCAAAGGTGCGTCCCGGCAAGGATGTCGTCTTCGGACCGGCATACCTGGTTGTAGCCGATGTGCCGCTGCCACTCGCCATTCCCTATGGTTTCTTCCCCTTCTCGAAGAAGTACAGCAGCGGATTCATCATGCCCTCATACGGCGACGAGCGTGATATGGGATTCTATCTCCGCGACGGCGGATACTACTTTGCCATCAATGACAAGTGGGACTTGAAACTGCTTGGAGAAATCTATACGAAGGGTTCCTGGGGCGTGTCAGTAGCCAGCAACTACCGCAAGCGCTACAAATATAGCGGCAGTATTTTTGCCAGCTATCAGGACACAAAGACAGGAGACAAGGGCATGCCCGACTATGCGCGGCAGGAAAGTTTCAAGATACAGTGGAGTCACAGGCAAGATCCGAAAGCTAACCCTTTCAGCACGCTGTCGGCAAGTGTCAATTTCGCCACGACAAGTTATGAGCGAAACAACCTGAACAGCATGTACAATCCGCAGGCGATGACGCAAAGTACGAGAACATCGTCCGTCAGTTGGAGCACCACCTTTTCGAGCATTGGCTTGTCGCTCAGCGCCACAGCCAACCTTGCACAGAACATGCGTGACTCCACGATATCAATGACGCTGCCCGACCTGAATATCTCCATCAGCCGGTTCAATCCCTTCAAACGGAAGAAGATGGTGGGAAAAGAGCGGTGGTATGAGCGGATAGCCGTCAGCTACGACGGACAGTTCAGCAACTCCATCACCACGAAGGAAGACAAACTGCTGAAAGCCAATCTCATCAAAGACTGGCGCAACGGCTTCAGACACCATATTCCCATCAGTGCGAACTTCACGCTGGCAAACTTCATCAACATCAATACGTCGTTCGACTTCACCGACCGCATGTACACAAGCAAAGTCATGCGCTCATGGGACGATGCCAATCGGACGGAAGTAGCTGACACCACCCATGGCTTCTACAACGTGTATAACTGGTCGCTCAACTTCTCCGCTTCCACCAAGCTGTATGGTTTCTATGCACCGAGCCGCAAAATCTTCGGTGACAGAATCCAGAAAGTGCGCCACGTGATTACACCCACCATCGGGTTCAGCTTCGCTCCCGACTTCGGTACCGACCGCTACGGATATTACGATACCTACCAGCGGACGAACGAAGACGGTAGCGTCGATCTGGTGAGATATTCGCCGTTCGAGGGTTCATTGTATGGAGTGCCGGGGCGCGGCAGGACAGGAAACATCTCTTTCGGGCTTGAAAACAATATTGAGATGAAGGTGCGCTCGGACAAAGATTCCACCGGATATAAGAAAATCAGCATCATCGACAACTTGGGCTTGCGCATGTCCTACAACATGGCAGACAAAGAGCGCCCGTGGAGCAACCTTTCCGTGGATCTCCGCTTGAAGTGGTGGAAGAACTATACGTTCAATATGAACGCTGTCTTCGCCACCTATGCCTACGACTTGGATGAAAACGGAAGACCTTATATCGGCACGCACACAGAATGGGGACGTGGACGGTTCGGACGTTTCCAAGGCATGTCGCAAAACATCTCCTTCACATTGACGCCGGAGAAACTGCGCAAGTGGTTCGGAGGAGGAGAAAGCACTGAGGAAGACTATAGGAGAAACGAAAACAATGACGAGGGAATTAATACCGATATCGAATCGAATATCGACGAGGATATGGAGCGCGGAAAGCATGGAGCTAAGAAAAAGAGTGGCGGAAAAGCCGAGACCGACGACGATGGATATATGATTTTCAACATCCCTTGGTCGCTCACCTTCGGATATGGTATCACCATGCGCGAGAATATGGATATCAACAAATTCAATTACAAACGGATGCGCTATCCCTATAAATTCACTCAGACGCTCAACGTGAGCGGTAATGTGCGCATTTCTGACGGATGGAACATCAGTTTCGCCAGCGGCTACGACTTCGATACCCACAAAATCTCCATGACAACGGCATCGCTCTCACGCGACCTGCATTGTTTCAATATGTCATGCTCAGTCGTGCTTGCACCTTACACGAGCTATAACTTCACGTTCCGCTGCAACGCTTCGACGCTGACCGATGCGCTGAAATATGACAAGCGCAGTGGTGCTACCAATGCCGTGCAGTGGTATTGATGAACACAAAGTCTAATAAAACGATATGGGGTGAATGGAGATGTGAAGTTATCCGGAAATCCGTCTGAGGTCGTCTTCCTCACCTACAATCCAAATAATGTCTCCTTTTTCGAAACGGCGTGCAGGGCTCATTGCCGTCAGGTTCTCCTCGCCCTCTTCTAAGCCCACGACCATGCAGTTATAGATATCGCGGATGCCACTCTCCTGCAAAGTTTTTCCGATGAAAGGGCTACTGCTGTTGACAATAATCTGGCGCAGTTTCATTTCACGCTTTTCGATATCCGGGTCGTCTTGGTGCAGTTCTTTGTTGATGATGGTGTTGAAATTAGCCAGCTGATCATCGCTTCCGATGACTTGTATGCGGTCGTTGGGGAAGAGTACCGTGTCGCCGCCGGGAATATTGATGCGCCTTCTGCCACGCAAGATGCTGCTCACATGAACGCCGAAACGTCGTCCCACCTGCAATTCGCCCAGTGTCTTCCCAACCCATGTGGAGTCATCGGGCACATCAATTTCCGCAATGTGCACGTCGCGGTCGAGCAGGTGTCCTTCATAAAGCGGCTTTTTCTTGCCGAGCACTTGTGCTTCGATATCCCGTGAGCGCAAGTTCTGAATGAACATCCTTTCGAGTCTGATGCTGCGCTGTTTGAGCGAGCGTGACAAAATCATGAGCACAAGCAGTGCGATGCCGATACAAATGATAAGTGCGTTGGAGAATTGCGTCAGCCGGTTGCAGATATAGAAGATGAAACTCAATGCTATCAGAAGTCGCACGAGGATGGTGAAGATAAGCGGCAGGCGGTTCAGGCGATTGTCTGTCCACAATGCCTTGAACTCTTCACTGTGGTTTTTCTTCATCACAATGGCGCGCAGGAAAGGAGAAATGAGCAGTATCGTGAGCAAGCCACAGATAATGTCAGTCCAGAAATGAAGCTGATTCCCCAGGAGCTTATCCATGAATGGAACGAAGAATGTGAGCATGATGGCTGTGATGGCAGCGGAAAGGATGCTGTAGATAATCGTGTTGCGCAGCATCTGCATCAGTAGTCGCTTCCAAAGGTTCTGATCGGTGGCTGTCGTTGACTGATTGACAGAAATGCGGTTCAGACGTTTGATCCAGTTGATAGGCAACCGTTGTTCCAATGTCGTGTAACAAGGTTTCGACAGGCGTATCATATAGGGGGTGAGGAAGGTCGTGATGACCGAAACGGCAACCACCACCGGATAGAGGAATTTGCTGATGACACCCAGCGAGAGACCGAGCGACGCGATGATGAATGAGAACTCACCAATCTGTGCCATCGAGAATCCACAGCGCATGGCAGACTTGAGCGTCTGACCGCTGAGCATGAAGCCTATTGTTCCGAAGATGCTTTGTCCTAAAAGAATGGTCAGTACGATAGCAATAATCGGGAGGGCGTATTCAACCAAGATGTTCGGATCGACCAGCATACCTACCGAAACGAAGAAGATGGCGCCGAAAAGATTCTTCACCGGCTCCACCAGACGGATAATCTTTTCAGCCTCAATGGTTTCAGCAAGGATGGACCCCATGATGAATGCACCGAAGGCACTGCTGAAGCCAACTTGTGTGGACAGTACCGCCATCGCACAGCAAAGTCCGAGCGACACGACCAGCAACACTTCATTGTTGACCAGCTTGCGCACCGAACGGAGAAACCACGGAATGGCGAAGATTCCAACGACGAACCATAGCACGAGGAAAAAGCCTATCTTAACAATGCTCTGGAGCATCTGACCGCCATCAGCACCCGTTCCGCTGGCAATGGCAGCCAGCATCACCATCATGACAATGGCAAGAATATCTTCAAGAATGAGCACACTCATCACCAGCCCCGCAAACTGTTGCTGGCGCAGTCCCATGTCGTCGAACGCCTTATAGATAATGGTTGTGGAAGACATGGCGAGCATCCCGCCCAAGAAGATGCAGTCCATCTTCCCCCAGCCGAAAGCCTTTCCCACGATGATTCCCAGCATCATCATGCTGAAGATAATCGTACAGGTGGCAATAATCGGCGATGCTCCCATCTTGAGAATCTTCTTGAACGAAAAGTCCAGTCCCAATGAAAAGAGCAAAAAGATGACTCCTATCTCCGCCCATGTGTGGATGCTCGAGTGATCAACCACCGACATGGTGTAAGGCATGTGTGGCGAGACAAGAAATCCTGCCACGATATAGCCCAGCACCAACGGCTGTTTCAGTCGCTTGAACACCAGCGTGACAATGCCTGCCACGACAAGGATGAGCGCAAGGTCAAGAATCAACGGGGGAATCTCTGACATCGATTAGTCGTTATAGCCTGCTGTCAGTTCGCAGATTTTCACAATCACCTGCATCACTTTCTCCATCACTTGCACCGAAACAAACTCGTACGGTCCGTGGAAGTTCACACCACCGGCAAAGATGTTCGGACAGGGAAGACCCTTGAACGACAACTGCGCCCCATCGGTTCCGCCGCGGATAGGACGGACTTTCGGTGGAACACCGCATTCCTGCATCGCTTTCAGCACCAGGTCGATAACGTGCATGTTCGGGTCGATCTTCTCCTTCATGTTGTAGTACTGGTCGTTGATGTCGGCAGCGAATGTTCCCTCCCCATACTTCTCGTTCATCTTCTCCACACACTGCTTCATGAATGCCTTGCGATCTTCAAACTTTTCGCGGTCATGGTCGCGTATAATATAAGATAATGTGGCACTCTCGGTCGCAGCCTTGATACCCGTCAGGTGATAGAATCCCTGATAGCCTTCGGTCGCCTCGGGTGTCTCGTCGGCAGGAAGCAGACCGATAAACTCAGCTGCCAGCCGTCCGGCATTCACCATTTTTCCCTTGGCATAGCCCGGATGCACGCTCACACCTTTGATGTGAACCTTTGCGCCGGCGGCATTGAAGTTCTCAAATTCCAGTTCTCCCAAGTCACCACCGTCGATAGTGTAAGCCCATTCGCAACCGAACTTCTCCACATCGAAGTGGTGGGCACCCATACCGATTTCCTCGTCGGGGTTGAAGCCGATGCGGATGTCGCCGTGTTTGATCTCGTCGTGGTCGCGTAGCCAGCACATCGCCTGCATAATCTCGGCAATGCCCGCCTTGTCGTCGGCACCCAACAGCGTCGTACCGTCGGTGACAATCAGGTCTTCGCCCACGTGCTGCAACAACTCGGGAAACTTCTCCGGCGAAGAGACGATGCCCGGTGACAGCTCAATATCTCCGCCGTCATAGCCTTTCACGATGCGCGCATTGATATTTGCACCGCTGCAGTCGGGGCTCGTGTCATAATGAGAAATGAACCCGATGGTCGGAATTTCTTTCTTCGTGTTGGCTTTCAGCGTGGCATAGATATAACCTTTCTCGTCCATCTCCACATCGGAAAGCCCTTCGTTTTCCAATTCTTTCTTCAGATATTCGGCGAAGATAAGCTGTTTGGATGTACTCGGCACACTCTGCGAGTCTTCACTCGACTGTGTGTCAAACTTGGTGTAGTTTAAAAATCTTTCAGTAAGTTCCATATTATTGATAGCTTTGTTTTCTTTTGCAAATATACGAAATAATGCTGAAATAGAAAAGCATTTTTGAATGATTAACGCAGTTTGCCCGAATCAAGACAGAGGCTATGACGGAAGAACTGAAGATCTCCGCCACGAAGACGGCCACCAGTGTACTCAACGGAGTAAATTCTCTTCTTGGCAGCAACAAGGTGAGCAGACTGGAGAAAGAGAACCCCCAACTGCATAAAGAAGTTGAAGATTTGAATGGCCAGATTGAAAGACTGCGCACCGATATGCAAAAGATGAAGGACAGCCACGCAAGGGAACTCAACCGTACCAATGAACAGCACCAGCAAGCGATGAGCAACTTGAAGCGTCTCTTAGACAAGACTTATAGATGGTTCCCAAGTTTCAAACGATTCCTCAATATGGAGCGTGAATGTCTGGAGTATGGCTTCAACATGGAACAGACCGACAAACTGCTGCACGGACAGCGTATCAATTATAGCGGGTGCCTTCACTCAAATGAGTACAGGCGCAATGTCCTTGCCGATAATGTCACGGCACAAGTGATAAGGGATGATAGACGTTTCCTCTTTCTGCACATAAACAACACCCCCGTTGCCCTATGGTTTAAGGAACAGTTCGGATTGGGACAAAGTGAAACACAGAAGAAGGGAATTAGGCGATAAGCCTATCCCTTTTTATTCAATACTGCAAAAATGTCGTATCTTATATGCATTTTTTCGTAAATCAGACTTTATTTTCACAGAAAATTTGTATTTTTGCAACCATATTCTTTGGAGTACAAGACATATTGAAACAACGAAGCGTTATGCTATTCTTGTAATCGGAAATGTGAGAAACTTCCAAAGTCAGCAAGAGAGTGTGGCGGTTCGCGCATATAGCGTGGACTGGTTACAACCTCTGCTGACAAAGGTAATTCTCACGACCTCCGATTTAAGAAGTGGTATATCAGTGCCACGCTTCATAACAACCAAAAGTCCAATGGCATTGAGGGACACTTTTTTAATGATATGACATTCCCTACAAAAGAAGAATTTACTACTGTAAGTCGGTCTATTACTCCAGTTTCCCCTCTGTTGCAGACAGCAATATCGTACAAAAGTAGTATCCAAAGAGAGATTATTCCCTTGCTGACAACAGACCAAATGATGGATGTTAAATATTCTCGAAAAAATGAGGATGTGGTTAGAATGCTTATTCATCTTGGCTATCGAAAGTTTTCTGCTAATCCCAGCACAGAGAATTTATATTG from the Prevotella sp. Rep29 genome contains:
- a CDS encoding AGE family epimerase/isomerase, whose amino-acid sequence is MNKEMTDFKQLAEQYRTELLDRVVPFWLDKSQDHDFGGYFTCLNRDGSVYDTDKFIWLQGREVWMFAKLYNVVEQRQEWLDAAIQGAEFLKKHGHDGKFNWYFALDREGRPLVEPYNIFSYTFATIAFGQLSIALATAAGNGLTAIKCPADGETVDTTALSADYAAIARRTFDIVLSKIDNPKGQWNKAVAGSRSLKTFDLPMILCNVALEVESLIAPDFLQKAIGDCLHEVMDVFYRPELGLIVEALGNDGNLVDCFDGRKLNPGHAIEAMWFVMDLGKRLERPELIRKAVDICLQEVEYGWDKQYGGIFYFMDRLGYPRHELEWDQKLWWVHLETLISLIKGYQLTGDERCLEWFQRVHDYTWSHFRDSEYPEWYGYLNRQGEVLLPLKGGKWKGCFHVPRGLLNVWKILEELASRQ
- a CDS encoding putative LPS assembly protein LptD, yielding MRTKLVIFFLLAAIIFVMAGTATPPRRMAAAMGMPQRDTIPETDSLNKNVVDTTKMDSLELAIYRHNKAVDDSIHLDSLNRAKSSGIDAPVQYTANDSLVYDAMSRTAYLYGSSQVDYENMTLNSDRIYIRLDSNLVHAVGTPDSLADKGVKGRPNFKMGQDQYESDTIAFNFKTKKGFINNVYTAQEDGFLFSERSKRDAEGNFYIEHGRYTTCDEEHPDFYIALSRAKVRPGKDVVFGPAYLVVADVPLPLAIPYGFFPFSKKYSSGFIMPSYGDERDMGFYLRDGGYYFAINDKWDLKLLGEIYTKGSWGVSVASNYRKRYKYSGSIFASYQDTKTGDKGMPDYARQESFKIQWSHRQDPKANPFSTLSASVNFATTSYERNNLNSMYNPQAMTQSTRTSSVSWSTTFSSIGLSLSATANLAQNMRDSTISMTLPDLNISISRFNPFKRKKMVGKERWYERIAVSYDGQFSNSITTKEDKLLKANLIKDWRNGFRHHIPISANFTLANFININTSFDFTDRMYTSKVMRSWDDANRTEVADTTHGFYNVYNWSLNFSASTKLYGFYAPSRKIFGDRIQKVRHVITPTIGFSFAPDFGTDRYGYYDTYQRTNEDGSVDLVRYSPFEGSLYGVPGRGRTGNISFGLENNIEMKVRSDKDSTGYKKISIIDNLGLRMSYNMADKERPWSNLSVDLRLKWWKNYTFNMNAVFATYAYDLDENGRPYIGTHTEWGRGRFGRFQGMSQNISFTLTPEKLRKWFGGGESTEEDYRRNENNDEGINTDIESNIDEDMERGKHGAKKKSGGKAETDDDGYMIFNIPWSLTFGYGITMRENMDINKFNYKRMRYPYKFTQTLNVSGNVRISDGWNISFASGYDFDTHKISMTTASLSRDLHCFNMSCSVVLAPYTSYNFTFRCNASTLTDALKYDKRSGATNAVQWY
- a CDS encoding cation:proton antiporter is translated as MSEIPPLILDLALILVVAGIVTLVFKRLKQPLVLGYIVAGFLVSPHMPYTMSVVDHSSIHTWAEIGVIFLLFSLGLDFSFKKILKMGASPIIATCTIIFSMMMLGIIVGKAFGWGKMDCIFLGGMLAMSSTTIIYKAFDDMGLRQQQFAGLVMSVLILEDILAIVMMVMLAAIASGTGADGGQMLQSIVKIGFFLVLWFVVGIFAIPWFLRSVRKLVNNEVLLVVSLGLCCAMAVLSTQVGFSSAFGAFIMGSILAETIEAEKIIRLVEPVKNLFGAIFFVSVGMLVDPNILVEYALPIIAIVLTILLGQSIFGTIGFMLSGQTLKSAMRCGFSMAQIGEFSFIIASLGLSLGVISKFLYPVVVAVSVITTFLTPYMIRLSKPCYTTLEQRLPINWIKRLNRISVNQSTTATDQNLWKRLLMQMLRNTIIYSILSAAITAIMLTFFVPFMDKLLGNQLHFWTDIICGLLTILLISPFLRAIVMKKNHSEEFKALWTDNRLNRLPLIFTILVRLLIALSFIFYICNRLTQFSNALIICIGIALLVLMILSRSLKQRSIRLERMFIQNLRSRDIEAQVLGKKKPLYEGHLLDRDVHIAEIDVPDDSTWVGKTLGELQVGRRFGVHVSSILRGRRRINIPGGDTVLFPNDRIQVIGSDDQLANFNTIINKELHQDDPDIEKREMKLRQIIVNSSSPFIGKTLQESGIRDIYNCMVVGLEEGEENLTAMSPARRFEKGDIIWIVGEEDDLRRISG
- the pepT gene encoding peptidase T, coding for MELTERFLNYTKFDTQSSEDSQSVPSTSKQLIFAEYLKKELENEGLSDVEMDEKGYIYATLKANTKKEIPTIGFISHYDTSPDCSGANINARIVKGYDGGDIELSPGIVSSPEKFPELLQHVGEDLIVTDGTTLLGADDKAGIAEIMQAMCWLRDHDEIKHGDIRIGFNPDEEIGMGAHHFDVEKFGCEWAYTIDGGDLGELEFENFNAAGAKVHIKGVSVHPGYAKGKMVNAGRLAAEFIGLLPADETPEATEGYQGFYHLTGIKAATESATLSYIIRDHDREKFEDRKAFMKQCVEKMNEKYGEGTFAADINDQYYNMKEKIDPNMHVIDLVLKAMQECGVPPKVRPIRGGTDGAQLSFKGLPCPNIFAGGVNFHGPYEFVSVQVMEKVMQVIVKICELTAGYND